CTGCACCCGGCCCGAGGTGCGGTCCACGACCTGGTCGCAGACGACCAGGTCACCGGGGCGGACGTGGGGCTGAAGGCTACCCGCCGCCGCGGGGCCGAGCACCCGCGTGACCCCCATCTCCGCGAGCGCCCACAGGTTCGCGCGGTAGTTGATCATGTGCGGTGGGACCTCGTGATGGGGTCCGTGACGGGGCATGAAGGCGACTTTGCGGCCGGCCACTTCGCCGGTAGACACCGGCCCGGACGGGGGCCCGTACGGCGTCTGGACTTCTTGGGTCCGCAGCCCTTCGGCCAGCGAGTACAGGCCGGAGCCACCGAAGATCCCGATCTCGGCGCGCACTAATCCTTCTTGGGAGGCTTTGCCTTGGACGACGGCTTGTCCGCCGGGGGTGCTTTGTCCGTCTTGTCTCCGGACAGGCCGGAGGAGCTTTCGGACTTGGAGCCGCCCGCTGTGTCCGCCTTGCCGCCCCCGTCGGATTTCGAGCCGCCTTCACCCCCAGAAGGGGAACTGTCTCCGGAGCGCGACGAAGACCCGGAGTCCGTCCGCTTCGGGGCGTAGTCGGTCTTGTGGAAACCGGGACCCTTGAGGACGATACCGACCGGCTGGAAGACCCTCTTCAGGGCGCCGCGGCAGGTC
This portion of the Actinomycetota bacterium genome encodes:
- a CDS encoding FmdB family zinc ribbon protein encodes the protein MPTYVYRCKKCGTDIEVVQSMSDPPLKRCRTCRGALKRVFQPVGIVLKGPGFHKTDYAPKRTDSGSSSRSGDSSPSGGEGGSKSDGGGKADTAGGSKSESSSGLSGDKTDKAPPADKPSSKAKPPKKD